AATGGATTTTCGGATATTGCGGAGGCAACACAGACAATAATTACCTCTCCTTTGGAAAAGGGGAAAACCCTACAGTCCAGACCATTCCAGGTTCCATTGTTTTTTCTTCCAACAACACTGCACTTGCCATAGACCCCATTACAGGTCAGACCTTGTTTGTTACCAATGGAGAGTTAGTTTATGATTTCAGCCAGCAGCAGATACAAGGTTCAGCTCCAGGTCTGAACGGAAATATAGACGGTACTCAAGAAGTGGCTACTGGATTTTTGGAATATGACCCCAATGGCAATAAGCTGTTTTACATTTTCTACACTTCACTAGGCGGAGATCTTCAGTATGCTGTAGTGGATATGAATGCCGCCGGACAGGCTACAGGAAACGAACGGCCTCTTGGAGAAATTACATCAAAAAATAATAGCATAGGCAATGCCTCAGGAGCACTCTTAGTAGTAAAAACCCCAGCTTCTCCTTCCTACCTCATCAGTTTTGACAATGGAAATCTAATCTCCAGAAGATTAGAAGACGCAGAAGGAGATTTCACCACTACCGCTACGCAAAGCCTACCTTTTACGCCGGAGCGCATCATTTTTGACGAAGAGCAAGGAAAGCTAATACTACTGCCAGAAGATAGCAGTGAGCTGATTACGGTAATGGATTTCGATACCAGTACCGGGACTTTTTCCAATGCTACTCCTATCACCACCATTCCCGGATCAGGAGATTATGGAGGAGCTGAGTTTTCCCCAGACGGAAATTACATTTACTACTCGGTGGGAAATGAGCTTTTCCGGGTACCGTCCAGTGACCTCGCGGCTACTCCTGAAGAAGTACCCATTAGTTTACCAGGAACTCCACCTACAGAACTACACGCTATCCATGACATCAAAATAGGTCCAGATGGTAGCCTCTACTACCTCTATGAAGAAGTCGATGGAGGTCCACAGCTTATGGGGAAAGTTGAAAATCCAAGTGAGGCTGATTTGACTTTGCTGGAAATAGAAGAGGATCCATTTGCAGGGACGGATTTTTGCGGGACTGTTTTTCCGACCTTTGCTCCCAATGCAGATATAGCGCCAACAGTAGATTTCACTTGGGACCCCCTAGAGCCCTGCGCCAACAATCCCGTGCAACTGACCAGCCAAATCACACCTGAAAACTACAGACCGGTAAGTTTTACGTGGAATTTTGATCCACCGCTAACAGATTCCCTAGGAAATGAATTGCCTGCAGATTATGAACAAGAACACTTTTTGATCCCTGCAGATGCTACTTCTGGTCAGAGTGTAAATGTGACACTGGATGTGACTTTTGCAGACGGGACTACACAATCAGTAAATCATAATATCACCCTCACTGAAAACAACCTAGAGGCAAATTTCTCCCCTGGAGACACTACTTTATGCGAAAGCTGCATAGACCTAGAGCCCTTACTCACTGCCCAAAACCAAGGTGGAGATGGTGAAGGCGGTGCACCTGGTATAGGAGGTGGGCAAGGCGGACAAGGTGGAGGTCAAGGTGGACAAGGTGGGGACACGGAATATGAGTATTTCTGGTCAAACAAGAGGGATCAAGGCTGGATTGGTAAGGAAGAAAATGAAGTATGTAAGCCCGGATTGTATTGGGTGCTGGTACGTGAGCCCGGATCCTCCTGCTATGCTTATGCAGAAATCCGCGTCAAAATGTGGGATGTAGAAGACCAGACCAATAACATCTGGTATTTTGGTGATGGTGCTGGATTAGACTTTAACCCTGACCCGGACGACCCGGACGCTCCGACTCCCAGACCTATAGAAACCCCACATCCACAGGACATTCCTGCCGGCACTACTACTATTTCCAGTCAAGACGGAGAAGTACTATTCTTTACCGATGGGCAATCAGTCTGGGACTTGAACGGAGACCTGATGCAGAACGGGGAAGACATAGGTGGCGAAAATGGCAGTAGCCAGGGGGTCATAGCGGTGCCTGTACCCCAAGAGGAAACGCTCTTTTACCTCTTCACCAACCAAACCTCGGCTAATGGTCAAAATGAAGCCAAATATTCGCTGGTAGATATCAAGTCTGAAAACGAAACAGGGGTGGGTAATGTGGTCACTAAAGACAATTTCCTATTCAGCCCATCTACTGAACATAGCGCTGCGCTAGATGCCGGCGATACTACTTGGGTGATGTATCATGAACTGGGGAATAACACCTTCCGTGCCTATCCGGTATCAGGGCAAGGGATAGGAGCTCCAGTTTTCAGCTCTGTAGGCAGCAACCACGGGTTTAACTCCGGAGTGGGTGCGATGAAATTCAATTCTGATGGAGACCAGTTGGCAGTCACCATCTCCGAAGGGGGCTGCAACAAATTGGAAATATTTGATTTTGACTCTGACACTGGAGAAATGACCGAATATGCCCGGATAGATCTTGGCTGTGACGGTGAAGTATATGGAATGGAATTTTCCGAAGATGGAGAAAGAATCATGGTCTCCTACCGCAATGGAGGCACTGGAATTGAAGAGTACATCATCAAAGCCAATGACAACGATGACCCAGATGCTGCGGTCTGCCCTACTTGCTTTGATGGTGCTACAGACCGATCCGCAATCGAAGCTTGTATTATCTCTACACAAAATCAAATCAGCGACACCCAGGGACTGGATCTAGGTGCATTACAAATAGGCCCAAATGGACAAGTTTATGCAGCCGTTGTGGGCGACAATAGAATTGGTCAAATCAATGTGGGATCAGGCTGTAATTCTGAAAGCTCCTTTACTTTAGATGGAGTAGAGCCAATGCCGGGCACCTCCAATTTGGGGCTTCCTTCCTTTGTACAAAACTCCGGAAGCTCAATCCCAGAACCTAGCCTGGCAGCTCCTGAAAGAATATGCCTAGACCCGGTGGAAGGCGGTGGTGCTATGCTCGAAGGTGGTGGCGAACCGGATATTGACAGCTACTTCTGGACCATTACCAATCAGGATGATGGCACGGTAATCCGCAACGATTATGGAGGTCCGGGTGAAGAGTTTCAGAATTTAGATCAACCTTTTGATGCAGCAGGTACCTATTTGATCGAATTACGTGTGGATCGTTGCGGAGACCCTGAATATTTCAGAGAAAGTACAGAAATCCAAGTAGATGAACCACCTGTTCTGACTTTAGCGGACGATGCCACACTTTGCGCAGGAAGCCCTGTGACGCTTACTGCCATAGAGGGCTACGATCCGGCTGAGGGCTTATATGACTTTGAATGGATCAATGCTGCCGGGCAGGTTTTCGGAGACGAAAATTCAAATGAAATCACAGTAGATGAAGAGAGTATTTATTCAGTCACTGTCAGCTATAGACTTCCGGATGGATTATCTGATGATGAAGCGCTGCTTTACCAGACCTGCCCATCCACCAAAGAGGTTTTTGTAGGGCCTGCCTTTCAGTTTGAACTGAATCAGGATGCAGAGGAGGTATGTTACGAAGAGGTCGCTGTAAACTTTGCGCCAGACACTCCTATTTCAGGGGAGTGGTTCTATGAGCTCAATGAAGATGGAAACCGGGTATCCTTGGGCGAGTTTTTCGAATTGGAACTTTGGGTCAATACCCTACCTGGCCCTGGAGAATATGATATTTACTTTCTAGCTGAAGACCCCATCTTACCTGCCTGTACTATTGAAAAAACGGCAGAACTCCTGGTCAATGAACTGCCTCTGTTCGCAGCCGCTCAGACTACGCCTGCCACGGACTGTAACACCGCGGATGGCTCTTTTGAGGTGACCATGCAAGGCATGGCTGAGACCTTAATGGTATTGGAAACCGGGGATGTTTTTACCAATGTATTGCCTGGAAATAGTGTTGCTGTCACAGGCTTACTACCTGGAGTTTATTCCATTGAAGCAGAGAGCAGCACGGGCTGTTTTTATACTGGAAGTGTAACGGTAGAAAACAGCAATCCGCCGGCAGGATTTGAATATACTGTAAGCACCGCAGATGAAACTTGCTCCGCAACAGGTGTAGCCCCTGGTTCTATTACCATAGATTTCATCACCCCTCCTGTTGACGGCAGTTACAACTTAGTTCGCCAAGGAGATGGAGCAGTTTTCACGAACACCTTCACGGGTGAAACACAACTAGTCATTCCGGTACCTCATGGTGACTACTCGGTAGAAATTCTGGATCCGGCAGGTTGTCCTATTCCTGATCCAGATCTGTATACCATCGAACAAAAAAATCAAGTGACTTATTCAGTCCCTACTGATTTCACGGCATGTGGAAGCTATACTTTTACTCCCGCCTCTCCTGAAAATCTGGTTTACACGCTCAGCGATCAGGCTGGAAACCTGGTTTCTCCAGATGCAAATGGAGCTTACACCATTTCCCAATCCGGAACATATACCATACTTGGGGAAGATCCATCAGGAGTAAATTGCCCTCGGGAAATCAGCTTAAATGCCAACATCACCACTTCTATCGATTTTGATGTGTCAC
This genomic window from Algoriphagus sp. TR-M9 contains:
- a CDS encoding gliding motility-associated C-terminal domain-containing protein, which encodes MKSNPNSIRLPYIFAITLLVTIFVPNLSSYAQGFNDNEWIFGYCGGNTDNNYLSFGKGENPTVQTIPGSIVFSSNNTALAIDPITGQTLFVTNGELVYDFSQQQIQGSAPGLNGNIDGTQEVATGFLEYDPNGNKLFYIFYTSLGGDLQYAVVDMNAAGQATGNERPLGEITSKNNSIGNASGALLVVKTPASPSYLISFDNGNLISRRLEDAEGDFTTTATQSLPFTPERIIFDEEQGKLILLPEDSSELITVMDFDTSTGTFSNATPITTIPGSGDYGGAEFSPDGNYIYYSVGNELFRVPSSDLAATPEEVPISLPGTPPTELHAIHDIKIGPDGSLYYLYEEVDGGPQLMGKVENPSEADLTLLEIEEDPFAGTDFCGTVFPTFAPNADIAPTVDFTWDPLEPCANNPVQLTSQITPENYRPVSFTWNFDPPLTDSLGNELPADYEQEHFLIPADATSGQSVNVTLDVTFADGTTQSVNHNITLTENNLEANFSPGDTTLCESCIDLEPLLTAQNQGGDGEGGAPGIGGGQGGQGGGQGGQGGDTEYEYFWSNKRDQGWIGKEENEVCKPGLYWVLVREPGSSCYAYAEIRVKMWDVEDQTNNIWYFGDGAGLDFNPDPDDPDAPTPRPIETPHPQDIPAGTTTISSQDGEVLFFTDGQSVWDLNGDLMQNGEDIGGENGSSQGVIAVPVPQEETLFYLFTNQTSANGQNEAKYSLVDIKSENETGVGNVVTKDNFLFSPSTEHSAALDAGDTTWVMYHELGNNTFRAYPVSGQGIGAPVFSSVGSNHGFNSGVGAMKFNSDGDQLAVTISEGGCNKLEIFDFDSDTGEMTEYARIDLGCDGEVYGMEFSEDGERIMVSYRNGGTGIEEYIIKANDNDDPDAAVCPTCFDGATDRSAIEACIISTQNQISDTQGLDLGALQIGPNGQVYAAVVGDNRIGQINVGSGCNSESSFTLDGVEPMPGTSNLGLPSFVQNSGSSIPEPSLAAPERICLDPVEGGGAMLEGGGEPDIDSYFWTITNQDDGTVIRNDYGGPGEEFQNLDQPFDAAGTYLIELRVDRCGDPEYFRESTEIQVDEPPVLTLADDATLCAGSPVTLTAIEGYDPAEGLYDFEWINAAGQVFGDENSNEITVDEESIYSVTVSYRLPDGLSDDEALLYQTCPSTKEVFVGPAFQFELNQDAEEVCYEEVAVNFAPDTPISGEWFYELNEDGNRVSLGEFFELELWVNTLPGPGEYDIYFLAEDPILPACTIEKTAELLVNELPLFAAAQTTPATDCNTADGSFEVTMQGMAETLMVLETGDVFTNVLPGNSVAVTGLLPGVYSIEAESSTGCFYTGSVTVENSNPPAGFEYTVSTADETCSATGVAPGSITIDFITPPVDGSYNLVRQGDGAVFTNTFTGETQLVIPVPHGDYSVEILDPAGCPIPDPDLYTIEQKNQVTYSVPTDFTACGSYTFTPASPENLVYTLSDQAGNLVSPDANGAYTISQSGTYTILGEDPSGVNCPREISLNANITTSIDFDVSPPIIDCQVGVVYEAILNNISPAEVNFLWKDDQGIIVGRRQTFVPSSDGDYTLEVQPIAGGLCPVDKKAFTAVTISQNIQVALDVVPFCVDQTSTTITIDAAMTDVDEIAWFNVVGTTATRIPAFDGMPIIQVDQEGTYQVRLYSATCEIGRASGVVIKSTIEAPVVPEEITICAIEGVTQTISPGVYDNYEWRLDSTLISTDSTYTPTEAGLYELTVSDNVGCEYVTTINVIEDCSLKIIFPNGVVLGDPDRNFILYANEYIDDVEVFIFNRWGELIFYCQHDNLEPNQSFCPWDGQVGGEFVQNGTYAVVVKFTSEDQNKTEQLTKAITVIQ